The genomic window gatataaaaaACGTAAGTTATAACAGGAGCTTAATATATATGGCTATGGTTTTaagcatgttttgaggctatacagtatttgtttacatttacattgtttattaATATTGGAGTAAAATACGcttgtattttgggttctgatggggtacgacagttaaactaagctcacACAGCatttaagttatattcttcaagaatcaatgtgtatatatcattcatttataagtccaaaaattgaGCAACAAGGATTCTAACTTTAAGTGAAACTGTTTTAATAAGTCAGGACCCCAAGATTCAATAACATTAAAAAACCCTCTAAACCCAGTCTCACCATGATGTGACATCACATTGTTTTATTATCATTCATTGCAGAACAATATTTTACAGAAGGATGAGTAGAACACGTCCAGTACAATACAGAGCCGACATACAACAGAATCCAGACTCGGGAGAAAGAAGTGATCGCTACGGAAAAAGACTAATGGATGAATGGGCTTTGCTTAGTCTGAACATTCATTTTCCTTTATCAGCCCCCCCCCCGGAGTCAGTCAATGGAGCTCGGTCAATGACTAAGGCAATCTTTGAAAAGAAGTGTCTGAACAGTTTGGAGCTATTATTAAGACATGCATTGCAGACTACTAGACAACAGTAGCACCACTCCGAGCATTCATACTTCTGCTCAAGGGAAACACCTTTGAACAGACACAGACATATTTATGTACACCATATCCTACAGATAAATGACTGGGAGAAGCGCTATCCCCAAGAGACTAGCTGATAAAAGGCTTGACATTTTAAGAGCAATGAGCATATTATGCAACAGCTATACAGGAGTGTAATTGTAATAGGACCAGAGATTTACAGATAGCATAAGAACTAAAACGTCATATTGTTAACAGATGCAGATACTGaagaatatacactgagtgtacaaaacaataggAACACCATGACAGACTgagcaggtgaatccagatggAAGTTATGATCCTTTATTGtggtcacctgttaaatccacttcaatcagtgtagataaaggggaggagacaggttacagaaggatttttaagccttgagacaactgagacatggattgtgtctgtgggcctgccattcagagggtgtatGGGCAAGAgaaaagatgtaagtgcctttgaacaggggtatggtagtatgtgccaggtgcactggtttaagtgtgttaagaactgcaacactgctgcgtttttcacactcaacagcttcccatgtgtatcaagaatggtccaccacccaagggagatccagccaacttgacacaactctgggaagctttggagtcaacatggcccagcatccctgtggaacgctttcgacaccttgttgaATCCATGTCCCAACAAATTGAGGCAGTTCTaaggggcaaaagggggtgcaactcaatattaggaaggtgctcctattgttttgtacactcagtgtatactgttCAAGATTAAGAAAAGttgtttttaatatatatattttttactttaaagCAATCAATAAATTACTAAATCCCACTGCAATAGATCTATTATTGACTTTTGCTTGCTTTAGAATGCATCAAGACATCTGTGGACACTTACGCAGAATTCATCTTCAACCTCCAGAAGTATATAATGCTTTTttgtgtgttgtgtactgtagtagTTATATCGTTCAGTAGAACAGTAATTAATTGctttcaaaaaaatatattctgGGCTTTATTTATTTGAAACCCTTCACTATTCAACAAAACCCTCCATTCAAAATCGCGTTCTCAAATGCCTCAATCGGCGTGGACTATATTCTATGTGTTTAGCTGATCCATTTTCTAGAATGGATTTAGACATTCATAGGGTACAAGCTGTGGCCCCTCAACACATTCACAAGCTGGTTTTCAGAATAAATTAAAAGTATAGCATTCTGTTGACACCAACCCAATAGACTGAATCGTTGACTGTCAGGAGTTTTTGTCATTTCTGAAGTTATGTTGCTGTGGCGTTTTGGATTATGGGTTTTGTACATAGTGGGTTGCCATCACAGGCACTTTGCAAGTCTTTGGCTTACAGAACAATTTCAAAGGGAAAACCCTTAAGAGCACTACAGGCTAAAAGAGAGGCATCACCTCATTGCTCGTTACTACTAATGCACGGAGATTCATTCAGCCTAGCAAAGCACTGTTAGAATGCGCTGCGAGTGTGTTTTGAAGACCATTATACACCATTAAAACATCAACAGAAAAAGGTCTGTGCAACGCTAATACTGTTCATAGAACTAAGCAAAAAGAATGAAGTTAACTTAAGTGTTAGCATGTTAACCATGCATGTTGGACGGTTCTCATCTTTGTCATCAAATTTGCTAAGAGCTAGAAATTTCTATGGTAGGTATTGCGTGGGCTTATAAAACTAGGGAgcctatttatttaaaaaaaaaaaacgttttatagATTATTTTCCAAAAACAACTTCCAAATGTACATTTCTGGAGTTATCAACTATTAATTAGAAGACTGTAAAATAACATAAAAACATAGCTGTTTTATTGGTTTGTCTTGAATGCACTACATCCATTCCTCATTGGAAACATCTCTACcggcagtacagtatagtagtgtCATTATGGATGATTACATCTTAAGGCATTTACAGCCCTTTTAGGCAGGGGACTTCCACTGCAATCTTCCACTGCATTGTGGGATAGCTGAACACAGccgggtaaatccatttgaattcaatcactttttgacagcatctcttgatttaaacaaaactttccatacatgttttctcatggaagaagtggtcagaaagaaCAGATTTTCAGAAAGATTTAAAACAACAAATATacccattcaagtcaacattctctgatgatctttgtggtaccatttgaaagttgaCATTTTCCTTTTATTCCCATTTTAGTACATTTTTCTGCCAAAACATGACACTCACCCtgtaccttagaggctgctgccctatgtacatagacatggaaccactggtcactttaataatggcacactagtcactttaatcatgtttacatatgtatatattccattctactgtattttagttaatgccactccgacattgctcatcctaatatttatatattacttaattccattcttttacttttagatttgtgtgcattgttgtgaattgttagatactactgcactgttggagctaggaacacaagcatttcgctacaccagcaataacatctgctaaatatgtgtatatgatTTGGAtttattcaagagcatgttgtgtctcaaccaATGGCGGGCATAACACAAAACCTTAGATGATGTAAAAAATAGGGTCTAAGTTACAACATATGTGAAAAGATAATTGAcgttaaaggtaaaaaataaaacatttgtataatgtttttatattttttgccAGACATGATCAAAtatttgacaaccctgtttgtatgCATTTAAATGATATACATCTCAACTGATtatattttccagtgatgaagatatggatgtctcatggtatggtggagTTTGCAAAATCAGTCAAAGCACTTTTATCACTTGAATGTCACTTTCGGAGCACTTCTACAACGGGCAAATATGTATGGCAgattttgttcaaatcaaaaggggtgttgtcaaaaagtgattgaattcaaatggatttaacaagtcaTGATGCCTCTGAGTCATCCAACCGGAGATGCTTTCAGTCCCTCTCAGTCCTGGCCTATCCTAGCCCTCTTTGGGATGATCCACCAATCATCAGGCCCAGTCCCAATCACCACTCATCAGGCTCAACCCTTCAAACGCTCACTGGAGCCAGTCCCTCTGATCCTGGCTGAGTCATCCTGCCTTCTAGCCCCTGTCTTGCTCTGTTTGAGTGGTCAATGCTCGAGGCCCCTCTCTGTGGGCCAGCTTCCGGAGAGGCCCCTTCTCACTGTGTGATCCCAGAGGCCAGCGCTTTGCCCTTGTGTCTGGTGAGCGCGTCCTCAAGGAATCCTGCCAGCTTCCCACAGTCCTCCTGCATGGGGTTACACAGGGTTTGAGATTAGATCATTACAGGTTATTGCAAATGACTATGGCCGTTTGCAATAACATTAGGCGACAAGGATACCTACCTCACTTATGAAGGCGTAGTGAACAAGTTCATTGGCAAGGTCTTTGGAGCTGTCAGCTGAAAGATTCATACAAAATAGTTCAGCCTCATACCacgatatgtaaaaaaaaaaaaaaaaaaaacataataatgGATATGAAAGTGTCCATTAGAACTCACTCGGAAGGATGTCACAGCTAAGTTGTCGATGGAGCTTGTCGTCCATCTtaagaaacagagagagctaaggagaggacaggatagaggaatatattTTGTCAACACAGAATATGCTTATCCCCCAAATGCAATGAGGATCAGAATGGATTTTTAAAAATAGCGATGTTATGTCATGTTATAGTAACTCCAAAAGGCCAtgtgacatggggggggggggttgtacacATTGACACCATTAGTTAAAAGAAGACTATAGTCAAACTCACATGAGTTTTGGTCCCTTCTTCATTTGACTCCAAGTTACAGTGCATCTGAATCACCTGCaacacaccatcagaccaaccATCAGTTAGAGTGATCAGTGTACTTTAACATGCACTATTCTCTTTAAAGCCCGGGACTAGTATTATTACAGACGTCGGTTATGTAATCATTATCTCAGCATGTGCATTATTTCAGAGGAAGATTGCACAGGATTCCTTATTTTCTTTTTCATTCAATTGAGTCTACGACGGAAGCCTGGAGTGGAGTTTTTTATattctagacatgaagatatttcATCATCATGTCTAGACGATAATAAACTACAATTATAACTTGTGCTTCGCTgccaaatatatacagtaacagtcaaaggtTTTTGACGAACCCACTCATACCAGGGTttttcaagagtgtgcaaatctgtcatcaaggcaaacagtggctactttgaatcatctaaaatatacaatatatttagattggtttaacacttttatagttaatacatgattccatatgtgttctttcatagttctgatgtcttccctattattctacaatgtagaacatagtaaaaaataaagaagaactcttgaatgagtaggtgtgaccgGTACTGTAGGTGTCCCCATAATATTATAATTATAATGATTATTTTAGCGATCCGCGGTAGACGTCCCTCCTAATAAAAATTTGAGCGTCTGGACAGTATTTGCTTGATATGATTTTATGGATGATAAACTTGCTATTTCCTAAAAGTTTAGCTCAATGGGGAACCCGGGAATGCCCTGCTTTGTCGTCTGTTGCCTAATTCATCAACAGCCAGGGTTGAATTAATTAAGATTATAGGCACAAAAACACTTAGGCCTACTTAAACTGACACATTTGGCGATGTTCAACTTGAATTCTATGGCACAAAACGTATAGACACAAGAATCACTGTGAAAGTTGCTAAATGCAGGCCATTCATATGAAATATATGCAGCACTTTGTTTAAGCACTAATTCTATGTTTTCTTGCTCAAACTTCCAGCAGTACCTGTCAAACGCTGTAATGTCTCGGTAAACACAGAGATGTCGATACGCACGGAACTAGTATTATGAGAGGACCTTGGAGTTTGCTGAAAAACAGTAGGTTATTCTGTCCGGAATTGTATATTGGCACGAGACTAGTATTACTAGAGAACGTTGATTATGTCATTATTACCCCAGAACATCCGTTATTCCAGAGTACGATTCAGACAGGATTCGTTTTTTCCAAACATGCCCCCTGTAATTCGTTATTTTTTTCTAGACGTGATAATATTTCAACAAGTCCAGGCGATAACAGGTCTACACTGACAACTCACACCATACCAAACCATCTTTGATATCATGTCGGCGTAATATTTGAATTGAGGAAGTGTGATCATAAATTAATCCACAATAGACGTCCTAAATGCCCCCCATCCTTCAGACGTGAGCTAAACGGTGCAATTGCACTTGAGATGCGTTTTAAGGCGTTGAATGAGAAAGTGAACTTATCATTTCCAAAAGTTTAGGTAAGCTGTATGCTGCTTTGCCATCTATTAACAGCAAGGGTTACATAAAATTGTAACtttaaatttatttttacatCGGCAATATTAAATTAATACGCACAAAACATATAAATAAAAGCATTCACTGTGAAAGTTGATACATAGGGCCTTCATATATAGGCTATGCACAGCACTTTGTTCAATATATTGAATCACATTTTTTTCTTGTTCAAATCATGAGCAACACCTTTTTTGTAATTATTACGTAATTACATAATTACGTTACCCGACCTCCGCCAGTAAAATGAATCCTGTCCAAATAGGgcttaacacacacaaacaaatagaaAGACCGACACACACctttctgctctctgtctcttggGGCTCAGGGGTGGGGGACTTCGCCGTCTCCACCTGTTCGTGGGACAGGGATAGGGCACGGGGTACGGGGTGGGGCCGCGACGACGCAAAGTTCATGAGGGGGTATATCCCATTCCTAAAGAGGGATGAGTCAGAATGATGTCAGGGGCCACAAGGCCATTTCTTAATGACACCCTACACAAAGCCCATAAGAGGCAATGACCAAGGCAGCTCTTTAAGGCTGCATCCTAAATTGCACCGTATTCgctataatagtgcactacttttgaccagagcccaatgggtgAATGGAATTAGCCCTTACTTGACGTCCTCCAGGAACTTGTCCAGCTCCAAAGGAGACACATGGGAATACTTGAGCTGAACGCCTGGCCGGTTGCCATGTTTGATTTCTGCCATGAGACCGTTGGGGTCAAAGGACTTGgtcttctcctccacacagttctctggcaacaggtcTGCAAAGAGAGATGGGTAAGGGAGTGTTACATGGATGCCACACCAGTTTGGCAtatagcaaatcaaatcaaaaaacgTTTCCACTTCCATTGTAACAACAGACGTTCAAAGAAATCCCACAAAATCCAATGAAGGATTTCAGTATTTTTCAGCTGTCCCATAACAAAAAGGAAATAATATGTGGAAACATTTTCTCTCCCACACAAATGGCTAGCCTGTTTTGCATtttgtttgtgccatcatgccactcCTTGTAAAAAAAATTGGCAGTTGTCAATCCACAGATTGCATGCCATGTGCATGGGGGGCTTCAGAGATGGAGACACTCACACTGGTTGCTGATGAGGCAGTGGGCAGCCAGTAGCTTGAGGGAGTGAACCTCAAACAGCACGCGGTGGAAGAGCAGGTCGTGGGCTGTGGGACGCTGCTTGGCCTCGTGACGCACACACGACTGAGTAAACTCCTGCAAGAGGGAGtggaggtcaaaggtcagagcTATGTAGTGTATTAGTTAGGGTTTAATTTGTGTGTTGGGATCCTTTAAAATGTACATTCAATGAACTCGATTTCATAAGGTGTGGGTTTTAATCAAATGTGTTTTTGCACATTGGCCAATTTTGATGCTTTGCTATATTTGGGCCATGGATGGAAACATGAGTGAGACTGACTCTCATGAGGGGATCCTCCAGAGACTGGCCTGCGTTGGTGATGGCCTCCTTGGACACAACAGCATCTCCATTAGCCTGTATTTCCAGGACAGCCATCTATAAGTAAATACAGAGATTCCATTAAGAAATGAACATGGGTATATTAATGTGGTCTCCTTGGTGTGAGGGCCTCTGGGTGTGTGCTGGTATACAGTCTGTGTCATCTATTAGACTGAGATAGGACATGTGAACATATGAACACACATTTTTTACTTGAGTTTATTTAGGAAAtacttttcttaactcttatttttcttaaaactgcattgttggttaaaggcttgtaagtaagcatttcactgtaaggtctactacacctgttgtattcggcgcaaatatattttgatttgatttgatacaaagAGGACAATGCaattagggctgtggcggtcatgaaatgtCAGCTGGTTATTGTCACGCAAAAGGCtgccggtctcatggtaattggcCGTTAGTGAACATGAACACGTTAAGCATCTCCTGCCCTCCCCACATACACGCTGCTGATGTGCGCCTTTGGAACATCTATATTTAAAAAAGTagaataaatcaatttaatatacaccatcacaataaattcaTTATTCATTTTAGGCAGGTATATAGAAACATTATGATATTAGTATTTATTATgcatccccattagctgctgttaAGGctgcagctagtcttcctggggtccagcaaaattaagacaGTTATACAATTTATagaacattacaatacattcacaacagatttcacaacacattaagtgtgtgccctcaggccactactctactaccacaaatctacaacacaaaattaatgtgtatgtgtgtgtatagtgcgtatgttattgtgtgtgtatgcatgtgtctcttcacagtccccgctgttccataaggtgtatttgatctgttttttaaatataattttaaagCTTGCGTGAGTtgcttgatgtggaatagagttccatgtagtcatgactctgtgtagtactgtgtgcctcccatagtctgttctggacttggggactgtgaagagacctggtGGCATatattgtggggtatgcatgggtgccggagctgtgtgccagtagttcaaacagacagctcggtgcaacatgtcaatacctctcaaaaatacaagtaatgatgaagtaaatctgtactttactttgagCCAGgtgagattgacatgcatattattaatgttagctctctgtgtacatccaggggccagccgtgctgtcctgttctgagccaattgcaattttcctaatcccctctttgtggcacctgaccacatgactgaacagtagtccaggtgcaacaaaactagggcctgtaggacctgccttgttgatagtgctgttaaggcagagcagcgctttattatggagagacttctccccatcttagctgccgagtggcgcagcgctctaaggcactgcatctcagtgcaagaggtgtcactgcagtccctggttcataTCCAGGCTGCATTATCAGGCTGCAttatctggctgtgattggggtgattgggagtcccatagggtggtgcacaattggcccagcgttgtatgggtttggcctggggtagttgccattgtaaataagaatttgttctgaactgacttgagcagttaaataaaggttaaataaaattaaaagatactcttgtatcaatatgttttgaccatgacagtatacaatccagggttactccaagcagtttagt from Oncorhynchus mykiss isolate Arlee chromosome 15, USDA_OmykA_1.1, whole genome shotgun sequence includes these protein-coding regions:
- the LOC110489903 gene encoding nuclear receptor-binding protein 2 isoform X2; this translates as MTMSVPERNSGSEGKEEESEDESEILEESPCGRWQKRKEQEKIKEMFENLMQVEHPNIVKFHKYWLDMKESRARVIFITEYMSSGSLKQFLKKTKKNHKTMNVKAWKRWCTQILSALSYLHSCEPPIIHGNLTCDTIFIQHNGLIKIGSVWHRLFVNVFPEASVHGKVRPNRDEQRNLHFFSPEYGLAEDDYAIDIFSFGICALEMAVLEIQANGDAVVSKEAITNAGQSLEDPLMREFTQSCVRHEAKQRPTAHDLLFHRVLFEVHSLKLLAAHCLISNQYLLPENCVEEKTKSFDPNGLMAEIKHGNRPGVQLKYSHVSPLELDKFLEDVKNGIYPLMNFASSRPHPVPRALSLSHEQVETAKSPTPEPQETESRKVIQMHCNLESNEEGTKTHLSLFLKMDDKLHRQLSCDILPTDSSKDLANELVHYAFISEEDCGKLAGFLEDALTRHKGKALASGITQ
- the LOC110489903 gene encoding nuclear receptor-binding protein 2 isoform X1, whose translation is MTMSVPERNSGSEGKEEESEDESEILEESPCGRWQKRKEQISQGNVPGVESASLAMDTEEGVEVVWNEVLFNDRKVFKAQEEKIKEMFENLMQVEHPNIVKFHKYWLDMKESRARVIFITEYMSSGSLKQFLKKTKKNHKTMNVKAWKRWCTQILSALSYLHSCEPPIIHGNLTCDTIFIQHNGLIKIGSVWHRLFVNVFPEASVHGKVRPNRDEQRNLHFFSPEYGLAEDDYAIDIFSFGICALEMAVLEIQANGDAVVSKEAITNAGQSLEDPLMREFTQSCVRHEAKQRPTAHDLLFHRVLFEVHSLKLLAAHCLISNQYLLPENCVEEKTKSFDPNGLMAEIKHGNRPGVQLKYSHVSPLELDKFLEDVKNGIYPLMNFASSRPHPVPRALSLSHEQVETAKSPTPEPQETESRKVIQMHCNLESNEEGTKTHLSLFLKMDDKLHRQLSCDILPTDSSKDLANELVHYAFISEEDCGKLAGFLEDALTRHKGKALASGITQ